The Candidatus Zixiibacteriota bacterium genome includes a region encoding these proteins:
- a CDS encoding VOC family protein: MNGICHIEIPSKDFEKAKRFYGDVFNWKFQDITEMSYMTFMAPDGVNGGFTKKFAIASNPGIVFYIEVEDIPAAIKKSEKAGGNTLVAKTEISSEFGYFAFINDLEGNRIGLWAKK, from the coding sequence ATGAATGGTATATGTCACATCGAGATTCCCTCGAAGGATTTTGAAAAAGCCAAGAGATTCTACGGTGATGTTTTCAATTGGAAATTTCAGGATATTACCGAAATGAGCTATATGACTTTCATGGCTCCCGATGGTGTTAATGGCGGGTTTACTAAGAAATTTGCAATCGCTTCTAATCCGGGTATTGTTTTTTATATTGAGGTTGAGGACATTCCGGCGGCAATAAAAAAATCAGAGAAAGCCGGTGGAAATACTTTGGTTGCCAAAACTGAGATTTCATCTGAATTTGGCTATTTCGCTTTCATAAATGACCTTGAGGGCAACAGGATAGGTCTCTGGGCTAAGAAATAA